TAGACTTGTAGTTACCACTCACAGATTCATTAACTATTCCCTGTTTAAGCATAGGTGATGGCAAGCAAAACGAAGATTTACATTGTATTGGAGTTGATCAAAGGGGGAGAACTATTTGACAAAATAGTAAGTTGGAGTGTATAATGTGGTGTTTATTAAGTAATAAGTACATTGATGTTTTGCTTGGATCATGAATCTAAAGAATTCACTTGTTGCCTCGTAATTTGATTTCTAGGCTAGACATGGAAGACTTAAAGAGGATGAAGCAAGAAGTAATTTCCAACAACTAATCAATGCAGTTGATTACTGCCATAGTAGAGGCGTGTATCACCGCGACCTGAAGGTCTTTCAACTTTTTTAATACTCCATTTTCCCTgtaatttaattatttgattGTTTGGGGGGAGCAGGAATCAACATTGTTTTCGCTtctaaagaaaaattaagaatcaGACTCATATTCACATTAATTTGCAGCCTgagaatcttcttctggactctAGTGGTGTTCTTAAAGTTTCAGATTTTGGACTGAGTACGTATTCACAGCAGGTAAGATGATGTCTCTTCTGTACTATCAGCATGTGTGCATGTTATGGATTTTTGATTTAGTGCACTTGCTGCTCCAAGTTATAATAAGTATTAAAAACACCACAACACAATTGGATTCCTTCTACTGTCTCAGTTAAGTTATTCCAAAAACAATTAGCAGCCTATCAAATATCAATCAATGCTAGGTTCCCTTATCATAGTTTATTGATGGAACAAGATTGTTATGGATTGAATTGACATAATTAATTGTTAGACCACATTTTCGGTTAATAACTTGATGTCGGATTTTATTTTGGATGTTCTTTCATTTAAGTATGTTTTACTACCTAGTCTTTTGCCCTTTGTTGTTTTGAAACTGTCTCATCTTCACTCTCATTTCAGCTATCTAGTATATAGGTAGTTCATTTGCATAAACTTAGGACTCACCCTTGTTTAAATTCTTAATTATTTATTGCAGGAGAATGAACTCCTCCGCACTGCTTGTGGAACTCCAAATTATGTTGCTCCTGAGGTACTTACTATCTCTTTGTGGATAACATGAAAGACTAGATTCGCCGTTCAAACTGAAGTAAATTTTATGTGGTGTGCCATTTGTATCAGGTTCTTAATGATAGAGGTTATGTTGGTTCTACATCTGATATCTGGTCCTGTGGAGTCATTCTCTTTGTACTTATGGCTGGTTACTTGCCGTTTGATGAGCCAAATCATGTGGCACTGTACAGAAAAGTAAGTAACTTCAGACTATAATCCATGAGAATAAAAAGTGAAAAGAGTTGCTTATTTCACATGGTTGGCCTTATGGGGGGACAAAATCTATAACATATTTCTCAGATTAGCAGGGCTGAATTCACATGTCCATCTTGGTTTTCGCCTGAGGCTAAGAAGCTGCTGAAGTCTATTCTTGACCCAAACCCTCTAACTGTGAGTTCTGAGCCAAAAACTTTCTTACTTGttacattttttcttttctgagccAAAAACTTTCTTACTTGTTACATGCATTCTTTTTCCTACTTAAGGTGCCCTTACCCTTCTATTTGTCTGATTCTGTTTAGTGTGATACTAATTCTGTAATTTACTCTTAAAATATATGTGGTTAAAGAACATCTTGCAGTTAGCTTATGCTTTCTCCTTTAATACTGGGTTGTTTTTTGCAGAGGATAAAAATTCCTGAAATCCTAGAAGATGAATGGTTCAAAAAAGGATACAAGCCACCATCTTTTAAAGAGGAAGAGGATATCAATGTAGATGATGTAGCTGCTGCTTTCAATGATTCTAAGGTAAAGAGTTTTTTCTCAGTATTTTATTCATCTCCTGCATGGAAAGCAACTAGCCTTGTGTAGATAACGGCTAAAAACATAACTTGTTTACTCTGATTAAAGGTTTTACTCATTATGATCAAGAAATACAAGAGTCTGCAGAATCTCTTTTAAcatgtgtaatttatttattctctttggtGTGTAGGAAAATCTTGTGACAGAGAGGAAAGAGAAACCCGAATCGATGAATGCTTTTGAGCTCATTTCAAGATCGCAAAGCTTCAATCTTGACAGTTTGTTTGAGAAGCAGATAGTATGTCCACGTTAGTTTTATGCTTTCCTCATTTATATGTCACTATTGTAGTTATTAGTTAACGGATTCAACTAATTGCTGTTAACTGTTGCTGTAAATAGTTGAGTCAGATTTTGTTAGTTAAGCTAGTTTGTTGCTGAGGCCTGAGGGGAAGTGATAGAAATACTATAAATATCGTTCATGTGTCTTACCCCATCATCTTAAGCTTTttggatagttggttcatgtcTTCATGACAATAGCTTAATAGTTATTTTAGCTATTAGTCCTGATCAATGTATACAAGAGACACTTCAGATCAATGAACTGCAAATTTCTCCCTCTCACACAGCATGTAAAAGTTGTGCTAACATTTCCAGTCATGTGGAAAATTGTGACCTATGTAATGTTTGGATCAAGTTTAGGTGGATCTATGTTTAATTAAGAGCCTGATCTTTATTCAATTGGTTCCTTTTAGTAATTGGCTAACAAAATAGTGATAATGAGATGTGAGTATTCTTTCTTGCTAATGATGCTTGTTTCCTCACTTTATATAATCTCAAGGCACAGGGGGTTGTAAAGCGCGAAACACATTTCACATCTCAGCGACCTGCAAATGAAATTATGTGTAAAATTGAGGAAGCTGTCAAGCCTTTGGGATTTAATGTTCACAAGAGAAATTATAAGGTAATAATATATCTCTGCATAAATAATTATAAGTAATGGTATGCTCTATCTATCCGCCAAGACCTATCTTTCATTTAATAATGATATAGAATACTCAGTCTCATCTTGATTTAAATTCCACAGATGAAGCTGCAAGGTGATAAGAGTGGAAGGAAGGGTCACCTTTCAGTGGCCACTGAGGTACTAAGTCATTCCATTATGATTGTAGTCTTTGTCTGTATGTACTCATTAGGTAACATATTGTTTGTGGGTATGAATGataatttcaacttttttttttctgttgccTTATTCATCTAattgtttaaaatttaaatattaattatttgatCAACTTCATACACCAAAAAGATGTATTGTTTAGTCTTTTGAGGCAAGTGTTCTGCACCTTAGGAGCTCGACTCTTTGTTATACCTGAAGACATAACACATAAATTTCACTCTTGGAAATGTAGATTGGACTATTGGAGCCTTTCAATTTTCAATATTACCTGATAACTTAAATTGTCAAAAGAAATGTGCAAGAGATTTACAATGTTTTCTTCCAACTTGTTTGATCTGACATAAGATGTATGGTGCAACTTGTCGCCTACTGTTACAGGTTTTCGAAGTGGCTCCCTCCTTGCACATGGTGGAGCTGCGAAAGACCGGGGGTGACACACTCGAGTTTCACAAGGCATGTGAACATTACTTTAGTTCTGACTTTTGATTTTTGGGGAGCAAGAAAAGAAATCTatccattttttttaaacttggCATTGCTCATTTTCTTTAATTGAACCGACGTTTCTACTTCTGTTAACAAGTCATTAACTCGACCATTTTGTCACAtctgtttcatttcctttgtATTTTAAGGAAAGAACAACGACATCATGTCAATGTCAAagttatgttgttgttgattgacACTAACTTCATTCATTGATTCATATGCAGTTCTACAAAAACTTTTCATCAGGGTTGCAAGACATAGTGTGGCATCctcaagaaaaataatgaagaaTTTTAGGTATcccttttctctttctcttcctgcTATGTACTTTTTTACAATGGAAAACCACATAAGTTGTAGATTATTTTAGCCTTATCAGGTTCATTTGTTCACAATTCACTGATTATTTTGACCAATTATTTGTTTATTATCATGCAGGTGGTAAAGCTATTGTTCTGGTTCATGGAAGACATCATGCTTGGCTAAAGCTGGTGCATGTATTAGTTGGGAGAGTTTGGTTTAATTTCTGATAGAAGGAAAAGAATAGATCCTATGGAACATAGGCATATATTTCTTTCTACTTAGAAGTTAGAATATGTACTCAAAATATTTTATGAGCTTAATTCAtttcatctcctttctcataTAATTTCATTATATGCAACCCTGGACACCCAGATCCTCTGCTGCCTCTTCAA
This portion of the Lotus japonicus ecotype B-129 chromosome 3, LjGifu_v1.2 genome encodes:
- the LOC130746331 gene encoding CBL-interacting serine/threonine-protein kinase 9, producing MSSAAKAPRARTRVGKYELGKTIGEGSFAKVKFAKNVQTGAHVAIKILDRNHVLRHNMMEQLKKEISTMKLINHPNVIKIFEVMASKTKIYIVLELIKGGELFDKIARHGRLKEDEARSNFQQLINAVDYCHSRGVYHRDLKPENLLLDSSGVLKVSDFGLSTYSQQENELLRTACGTPNYVAPEVLNDRGYVGSTSDIWSCGVILFVLMAGYLPFDEPNHVALYRKISRAEFTCPSWFSPEAKKLLKSILDPNPLTRIKIPEILEDEWFKKGYKPPSFKEEEDINVDDVAAAFNDSKENLVTERKEKPESMNAFELISRSQSFNLDSLFEKQIAQGVVKRETHFTSQRPANEIMCKIEEAVKPLGFNVHKRNYKMKLQGDKSGRKGHLSVATEVFEVAPSLHMVELRKTGGDTLEFHKFYKNFSSGLQDIVWHPQEK